A single region of the Zonotrichia albicollis isolate bZonAlb1 chromosome 16, bZonAlb1.hap1, whole genome shotgun sequence genome encodes:
- the DHRS7B gene encoding dehydrogenase/reductase SDR family member 7B isoform X1: MVTAAARKTAERGKLMDFTSSVIIPLLFGSLGIFALFRLLQWLRMRTYLQEAVVVITGATSGLGKECAKAFHAAGCRLVLCGRDSEKLKGLVQELCAVKNHRKNPHEPHTVVFDLSDTKAVVNAAEEILKALGHVDILINNAGISFRGTIVDTGLQVDKKVMETNYFGPVALTKALLPSMIKRRQGHIVAISSVQGKISIPFRSAYAASKHATQAFFDCLRAEVEQYDIEVTVVSPGYIQTNLSLNAVTADGSRYGVMDKTTAEGQTAAEVAQVVLNAVGQKKKEVLVAGLTPCLAVYLRNLCPRLFFTLMASRAKKERKAKGS, encoded by the exons GAAGACAGCAGAGAGAGGGAAGCTGATGGATTTCACCAGCTCTGTCATCATCCCGCTGCTGTTCGGCAGCCTGGGCATCTTCGCGCTGTTCCGGCTGCTGCAGTGGCTGCGCATGCGAACGtacctgcaggaggctgtggTGGTGATCACAGGGGCCACCTCTGGCCTGGGCAAAG AATGTGCCAAAGCTTTCCatgcagctggctgcaggctggtgctgtgtggCAGAGACAGTGAGAAGCTGAAGGGGCTggtgcaggagctctgtgctgtcaAGAATCACCGCAAGAAC CCACACGAGCCTCACACGGTGGTGTTTGACCTCTCAGACACCAAGGCTGTGGTGAATGCAGCTGAGGAGATCCTCAAGGCCTTGGGTCACGTGGACATCCTGATCAACAACGCTGGCATCAGCTTCAGAGGCACCATCGTGGAcacagggctgcaggtggaCAAGAAAGTGATGGAAACAAATTACTTTGGACCTGTAGCCCtcaccaaag CACTTCTCCCCTCCATGATCAAGAGGAGACAAGGCCACATTGTGGCCATCAGCAGCGTGCAAGGCAAAATAAGCATTCCTTTCAGATCTGCAT ATGCTGCCTCTAAGCACGCTACCCAGGCCTTCTTTGACTGCCTGCGAGCAGAGGTGGAGCAGTATGACATTGAAGTGACAGTGGTGAGCCCTGGGTACATTCAGACCAACCTGTCCCTCAACGCTGTCACAGCGGATGGGTCTCGCTATGGAG TTATGGACAAGACCACGGCCGAGGGACAGACGGCGGCCGAGGTGGCTCAGGTGGTTCTCAATGCAGTGGGAcagaagaagaaggaagtgCTTGTGGCTGGCCTGACCCCCTGCCTGGCTGTCTACCTGAGGAACCTCTGCCCCAGGCTGTTCTTCACCTTAATGGCATCTAGAgcaaaaaaggagagaaaagcaaAGGGCTCttag
- the DHRS7B gene encoding dehydrogenase/reductase SDR family member 7B isoform X2: MDFTSSVIIPLLFGSLGIFALFRLLQWLRMRTYLQEAVVVITGATSGLGKECAKAFHAAGCRLVLCGRDSEKLKGLVQELCAVKNHRKNPHEPHTVVFDLSDTKAVVNAAEEILKALGHVDILINNAGISFRGTIVDTGLQVDKKVMETNYFGPVALTKALLPSMIKRRQGHIVAISSVQGKISIPFRSAYAASKHATQAFFDCLRAEVEQYDIEVTVVSPGYIQTNLSLNAVTADGSRYGVMDKTTAEGQTAAEVAQVVLNAVGQKKKEVLVAGLTPCLAVYLRNLCPRLFFTLMASRAKKERKAKGS; the protein is encoded by the exons ATGGATTTCACCAGCTCTGTCATCATCCCGCTGCTGTTCGGCAGCCTGGGCATCTTCGCGCTGTTCCGGCTGCTGCAGTGGCTGCGCATGCGAACGtacctgcaggaggctgtggTGGTGATCACAGGGGCCACCTCTGGCCTGGGCAAAG AATGTGCCAAAGCTTTCCatgcagctggctgcaggctggtgctgtgtggCAGAGACAGTGAGAAGCTGAAGGGGCTggtgcaggagctctgtgctgtcaAGAATCACCGCAAGAAC CCACACGAGCCTCACACGGTGGTGTTTGACCTCTCAGACACCAAGGCTGTGGTGAATGCAGCTGAGGAGATCCTCAAGGCCTTGGGTCACGTGGACATCCTGATCAACAACGCTGGCATCAGCTTCAGAGGCACCATCGTGGAcacagggctgcaggtggaCAAGAAAGTGATGGAAACAAATTACTTTGGACCTGTAGCCCtcaccaaag CACTTCTCCCCTCCATGATCAAGAGGAGACAAGGCCACATTGTGGCCATCAGCAGCGTGCAAGGCAAAATAAGCATTCCTTTCAGATCTGCAT ATGCTGCCTCTAAGCACGCTACCCAGGCCTTCTTTGACTGCCTGCGAGCAGAGGTGGAGCAGTATGACATTGAAGTGACAGTGGTGAGCCCTGGGTACATTCAGACCAACCTGTCCCTCAACGCTGTCACAGCGGATGGGTCTCGCTATGGAG TTATGGACAAGACCACGGCCGAGGGACAGACGGCGGCCGAGGTGGCTCAGGTGGTTCTCAATGCAGTGGGAcagaagaagaaggaagtgCTTGTGGCTGGCCTGACCCCCTGCCTGGCTGTCTACCTGAGGAACCTCTGCCCCAGGCTGTTCTTCACCTTAATGGCATCTAGAgcaaaaaaggagagaaaagcaaAGGGCTCttag
- the TMEM11 gene encoding transmembrane protein 11, mitochondrial produces the protein MAAWGRRRAGPGSTNSGGGRDRVTLSSTDCYIVHEIYNGENAQDQFEYELEQALEAQYKYIVIEPTRIGDETARWITVGNCLHKTAVLAGTTCLFTPLALPVDYSHYISLPAGVLSVACCTLYGISWQFDPCCKYQVEYDAYKLSRLPLHTLTSSTPVVLVRKDDLHRKRLHNTIALAALVYCVKKIYELYAV, from the exons ATGGCGGCGTGGGGAAGGAGGCGCGCGGGCCCCGGCAGCACCAacagcggcggcggccgggacag GGTGACCTTGTCCTCCACGGACTGTTACATTGTGCACGAGATCTACAACGGGGAGAACGCTCAGGACCAGTTTGAGTACGAGCTGGAGCAGGCGCTGGAGGCGCAGTACAAGTACATCGTGATCGAGCCCACGCGCATCGGGGACGAGACGGCGCGCTGGATCACCGTGGGGAACTGCCTGCACAAAACGGCCGTGCTGGCGGGCACCACCTGCCTCTTCACCCCCCTGGCGCTGCCCGTAGATTATTCTCACTACATCTCCCTGCCTGCCGGAGTGCTGAGCGTGGCTTGCTGCACCCTGTACGGGATCTCATGGCAGTTCGATCCCTGCTGCAAGTACCAGGTGGAGTACGATGCCTATAAACTCTCGCGCCTGCCCCTGCATACGCTCACCTCGTCCACCCCCGTGGTGCTGGTGAGGAAGGACGACCTGCACAGAAAGAGACTGCACAACACGATAGCACTCGCTGCCCTGGTGTACTGTGTAAAGAAGATCTATGAACTCTATGCTGTATGA
- the NATD1 gene encoding protein NATD1 — protein sequence MAHSAPLGLLEQGCPIQVEHDRKRRQFTVRLNGCHDKAVLLYEYVGKRIVDLQHTEVPDAYRGRGIAKHLAKAALDFVVEEDLKAHLTCWYIQKYVKENPLPQYLEHLQP from the exons ATGGCGCACTCGGCGCCGCTCGGcctcctggagcagggctgccccATCCAGGTGGAGCACGATCGCAAGCGGCGGCAGTTCACCGTGCGGCTCAACG gttGCCACGACAAGGCCGTGCTGCTCTATGAGTACGTGGGGAAGCGCATCGTGGACCTGCAGCACACGGAGGTGCCCGACGCCTATCGAGGGAGAGGAATTGCCAAGCACCTGGCAAAG GCAGCCCTGGACTTTGTGGTGGAGGAGGACCTGAAGGCGCACCTGACGTGCTGGTACATTCAGAAATACGTCAAGGAGAACCCTCTGCCGCAGTACCTGGAACATTTGCAGCCTTAA